One Jeotgalicoccus saudimassiliensis DNA window includes the following coding sequences:
- a CDS encoding metal-dependent hydrolase, with amino-acid sequence MTVKYHGHAVLSFNNNDTDVIIDPFINGNDLTDLTVDNVKADYIILTHGHNDHVGDTVEIAKNNNATVIAPVELAAYIESQGVENTVGMNVGGEGEYEFGKVKFTHAFHTSSFTDNDGTVHYTGEPMGLILTLGEKKVYVTGDTGLFGDMELIAKRNGPIDICFIPIGDHFTMGIDDAAYAVNELIKPTVVVPVHFNTFPPIKQDPEEFKNKVNTTCQILKPGEAAELS; translated from the coding sequence TTGACTGTAAAATATCATGGACATGCTGTACTATCGTTTAACAATAATGATACTGATGTTATCATTGATCCGTTTATTAACGGCAACGATTTAACTGACTTAACAGTGGATAACGTTAAAGCTGATTATATTATACTAACACACGGGCACAATGACCATGTGGGCGACACGGTTGAAATCGCAAAAAATAACAATGCAACGGTAATTGCACCTGTTGAGCTCGCGGCCTATATTGAAAGTCAGGGTGTTGAAAACACTGTCGGCATGAACGTCGGCGGGGAAGGCGAGTATGAATTCGGCAAAGTAAAATTCACACACGCGTTCCATACTTCAAGCTTTACGGACAATGACGGTACGGTGCACTATACAGGTGAGCCGATGGGCTTAATTTTAACGCTCGGTGAGAAAAAAGTTTACGTAACCGGTGATACCGGCCTGTTCGGTGATATGGAGCTGATTGCGAAACGTAACGGACCAATCGACATCTGCTTCATTCCGATCGGTGATCACTTTACGATGGGCATCGACGATGCGGCGTATGCGGTTAACGAATTAATTAAACCGACAGTCGTTGTGCCGGTACACTTCAATACGTTCCCGCCGATTAAACAGGACCCTGAAGAATTTAAAAACAAAGTCAATACAACGTGCCAGATTCTGAAGCCTGGCGAAGCGGCGGAATTATCATAA
- the ald gene encoding alanine dehydrogenase codes for MIIGIPKEVKNNENRVGLTPGGVYAFVQAGHTVLVEKNAGSKSYFEDSAYIEMGAEIVDTAAQAWDAEMVVKVKEPLAQEFDLIKEDSILFTYLHLAPEEALTQVLIDKKVTAIAYETIQLPDGSLPLLAPMSEVAGRMSVQVGAQHLMSINGGKGILLSGVPGVEKAKVTIVGGGAAGTNAAKMAIGLGADVTILDLNPKRLRELDDLFGARVQTLMSTPLNIKMAVEASDLVIGAVLIPGAKAPKLVSEEMIKNMAPGSVIVDIAIDQGGIFETTDKITTHDDPTYEKHGVIHYAVANMPGAVPRTSTNALTNATLQYGLLIANNGYKEAVVKNPVIAGGFNTFQGHVTYKAVAEAQNRKYTDIHDLLG; via the coding sequence ATGATTATTGGTATACCGAAAGAAGTAAAAAATAACGAAAACAGAGTAGGCCTGACACCGGGCGGCGTTTACGCATTTGTGCAGGCAGGCCATACTGTGCTCGTAGAAAAAAATGCAGGCAGCAAATCGTATTTTGAAGATTCAGCGTACATTGAAATGGGTGCGGAAATAGTCGATACGGCAGCACAAGCCTGGGATGCTGAAATGGTGGTTAAGGTAAAAGAACCGTTAGCGCAGGAATTTGATCTTATTAAGGAAGATTCAATTCTATTTACATATCTGCACCTTGCTCCTGAAGAAGCATTAACTCAAGTCTTAATCGATAAAAAAGTAACGGCAATCGCATATGAAACAATTCAGCTGCCGGACGGCTCACTGCCGCTTCTTGCACCGATGAGTGAAGTTGCGGGACGCATGTCGGTACAGGTCGGCGCTCAGCATTTGATGAGCATCAACGGCGGTAAAGGAATTCTCCTCAGCGGTGTGCCTGGGGTAGAAAAAGCTAAAGTAACTATCGTCGGTGGGGGAGCTGCAGGTACGAACGCTGCAAAAATGGCAATCGGCCTCGGCGCAGACGTAACAATCTTAGACTTAAACCCTAAACGTTTAAGAGAGCTGGATGATTTATTCGGCGCACGCGTGCAGACGTTAATGTCCACACCGTTAAACATTAAAATGGCTGTTGAAGCAAGTGATCTGGTTATCGGCGCAGTATTAATACCGGGAGCGAAAGCACCGAAATTAGTATCTGAAGAAATGATTAAAAACATGGCACCGGGATCAGTTATCGTTGACATTGCAATCGACCAGGGCGGTATTTTCGAAACGACTGACAAGATAACAACACACGACGACCCGACATATGAGAAACACGGCGTCATTCACTACGCAGTAGCAAACATGCCGGGAGCTGTACCGCGCACATCAACAAACGCACTGACTAACGCAACGCTTCAATACGGTTTATTAATTGCAAACAACGGCTACAAGGAAGCAGTTGTTAAAAATCCTGTCATCGCAGGCGGATTTAACACATTCCAGGGCCACGTAACTTACAAAGCAGTTGCAGAAGCTCAAAACAGAAAGTACACAGACATCCACGATTTATTAGGATAA
- a CDS encoding universal stress protein: MLQYQNILVAVDGSHEAEWAFQKAVEAAKRNNAKLSIINVIDTRSFASVEAYDRSISARANEFAQKLLDGYEKVALDKGVEHVEKIIDYGSPKSIIPKKAVEKIGADVIVCGSTGLNAVERFIIGSVSEAIVRNAKCDVLVVRTETLPSDFEPLVATEDFMEQNR; encoded by the coding sequence ATGTTACAATATCAAAACATCTTAGTTGCAGTAGACGGATCACACGAAGCGGAGTGGGCATTCCAGAAAGCAGTTGAAGCTGCGAAACGTAACAACGCGAAACTTTCGATTATTAACGTTATTGACACTCGCTCTTTCGCGTCTGTTGAAGCGTACGACCGTTCAATTTCAGCACGTGCAAATGAATTTGCTCAGAAGCTCCTTGACGGATATGAGAAAGTCGCATTAGACAAAGGTGTTGAACATGTAGAGAAAATCATCGACTATGGTTCACCGAAATCAATTATTCCTAAAAAAGCTGTGGAAAAAATTGGCGCGGACGTAATCGTCTGTGGTTCTACCGGTCTGAATGCTGTTGAACGCTTCATCATCGGATCGGTTTCAGAAGCGATTGTCAGAAACGCAAAATGTGACGTATTAGTCGTCCGCACTGAAACATTACCTTCGGACTTTGAACCGCTAGTAGCGACTGAAGACTTTATGGAACAAAACCGCTAA
- a CDS encoding LLM class flavin-dependent oxidoreductase, protein MELGINTFGDTVLNPQTGKTITHAERLQELVREIETADRAGLDIFSVGEHHRDDYAVSAPDVVLAAGAAVTKNIRLTSGVTVLSSDDPVRVYERFSTLDGISNGRAEIMAGRGSFIESFPLFGYDLNDYDTLFNEKLDLLLALQKGGKINWSGTHRPALENAEIFPKPVQDEIPIWIASGGTPQSAKRAAELGMPLVLAIIGGSPFQFARIADFYRQIGRAAGHDESKLKVATNSHGFIWDTDSEARDLFFPSISASMTKLGRERGWGQYSREAFDNMCDPDGALYVGSPETVARKIISLYEHMGIERFTLQTPVGTMPHNQVIRTIELFGGKVAPLVRDGVAKIKAERNK, encoded by the coding sequence ATGGAACTTGGTATTAATACTTTTGGAGATACGGTTTTAAACCCTCAGACAGGTAAGACAATTACTCACGCAGAACGCCTGCAGGAACTCGTTCGCGAAATCGAAACTGCTGATCGTGCCGGCCTCGATATTTTTTCAGTCGGGGAACATCACCGCGACGACTATGCAGTCAGTGCACCGGATGTTGTGCTGGCAGCAGGTGCTGCGGTCACTAAAAATATCCGCCTGACGAGCGGTGTCACAGTATTATCTTCTGATGACCCGGTACGTGTTTACGAGCGCTTTTCTACTCTGGACGGCATTTCAAACGGCCGTGCTGAAATTATGGCCGGCCGCGGGTCGTTTATCGAATCGTTTCCGCTGTTCGGTTACGACTTAAATGATTACGACACACTTTTTAACGAGAAGCTCGACTTGCTGCTCGCGCTGCAAAAAGGCGGGAAAATTAACTGGTCGGGTACCCACCGCCCGGCGCTGGAAAACGCAGAAATATTCCCGAAACCTGTGCAGGATGAAATCCCGATCTGGATTGCGAGCGGCGGTACACCCCAGTCGGCAAAACGCGCAGCGGAACTCGGCATGCCGCTGGTACTCGCAATTATAGGCGGAAGCCCGTTCCAGTTTGCACGAATTGCAGACTTTTACCGGCAGATTGGGCGCGCTGCGGGACACGATGAATCGAAGCTGAAAGTTGCAACGAACTCGCACGGTTTTATATGGGACACAGACAGCGAAGCACGGGATCTGTTCTTCCCATCAATCTCGGCGTCGATGACGAAACTTGGACGTGAACGCGGCTGGGGACAATATTCGAGAGAAGCATTCGATAACATGTGCGATCCGGACGGCGCACTTTACGTCGGCAGCCCGGAAACAGTCGCACGGAAAATTATCTCACTGTACGAACACATGGGAATAGAACGCTTTACGCTCCAGACACCCGTCGGCACAATGCCCCACAACCAGGTCATCCGGACAATCGAACTGTTCGGCGGAAAAGTTGCCCCGCTGGTCCGTGACGGCGTTGCAAAAATTAAAGCAGAGAGAAATAAATAG
- a CDS encoding cysteine hydrolase family protein encodes MLVVIDAQNDTFDKRGTNYAEWSEVIEEGISRRIDQAIDNDEPIIYTKNLYPDFEHGERSAESIRFDEAVYPVFYDRLEKYGDEYTKNFYGIPPEEARKIYENYKDKVKTNQMIEFVGVETNICVLANIMVIQNIFPEAMITVNKNLVAASSDDLHDKTLEILANMNVFISE; translated from the coding sequence ATGCTTGTTGTAATAGATGCCCAGAACGACACTTTCGATAAAAGAGGCACGAACTATGCGGAGTGGTCCGAAGTGATTGAAGAGGGGATTTCGAGACGAATCGATCAGGCGATCGACAATGATGAACCCATTATTTATACGAAAAACTTATACCCTGATTTTGAACACGGTGAACGTTCAGCGGAGTCGATCAGATTTGACGAAGCGGTATATCCGGTATTTTACGACCGGCTTGAAAAATACGGTGACGAATACACGAAAAACTTTTACGGCATTCCGCCGGAAGAAGCCCGTAAAATTTATGAAAACTATAAAGATAAAGTGAAGACCAATCAGATGATTGAATTTGTCGGCGTGGAAACCAACATCTGTGTGCTCGCAAATATTATGGTCATCCAGAATATATTCCCGGAAGCGATGATTACGGTGAACAAAAATCTCGTTGCAGCATCGAGCGACGACCTGCACGATAAAACACTCGAAATACTGGCGAACATGAACGTATTTATATCAGAATAA
- a CDS encoding acetate kinase produces the protein MTKIIAINAGSSSFKFELFKMPEETEIARGLIERIGLGKGKFTLSHKGGRETIEQNFKTHTDAVNVMLEALVEKNIIQSINEIEGTGHRVVHGGETFSEAAVIDETVVREIAELAEFAPLHNPANLMGIQAMMELLPDVTHVAVFDTSFHQTMPESSYLYSLPYKYYKDYRIRKFGFHGTSHKYVTGRAAELLKRPIEELRLISCHLGNGASIAAVKAGESLDTSMGFTPLAGVTMGTRSGNIDPSLIPYIMEKTDKSAVEVLNVLNKESGLLGVSGFSSDLRDITDEARKGNKRAELALEVFSSSIHKYMGSYAARMGGVDAIIFTAGVGENSALIREKVLDSLEFMGVYLDEKTNNETIGTEATISHSYSPVKVLVIPTDEEVMIAREVMRLAEEKSSL, from the coding sequence ATGACAAAAATTATTGCGATAAACGCCGGAAGCTCGTCGTTTAAATTTGAATTGTTTAAGATGCCGGAAGAAACGGAAATTGCACGTGGGCTGATCGAAAGAATCGGTCTCGGCAAAGGTAAGTTTACGCTCAGTCATAAAGGCGGACGCGAGACGATTGAACAGAATTTTAAGACGCATACAGATGCGGTTAACGTCATGCTTGAAGCACTGGTTGAGAAAAATATTATTCAGTCGATTAATGAAATCGAAGGCACGGGACACCGTGTCGTACACGGTGGTGAAACGTTCAGTGAGGCAGCGGTGATCGATGAAACGGTCGTCAGGGAAATCGCCGAACTGGCAGAATTTGCACCGCTTCATAACCCGGCAAACTTGATGGGAATACAGGCGATGATGGAACTGCTTCCGGACGTCACGCACGTTGCGGTGTTCGATACGTCGTTCCACCAGACGATGCCGGAAAGCTCGTACCTGTACAGTCTGCCTTACAAGTATTATAAAGACTACCGCATCCGTAAATTCGGCTTCCACGGAACGAGCCATAAATACGTGACGGGACGCGCGGCGGAACTGTTAAAGCGGCCGATCGAAGAGCTGAGACTCATCAGCTGCCATTTAGGCAACGGTGCGAGTATCGCTGCGGTTAAAGCAGGCGAGTCACTCGATACATCGATGGGCTTCACACCGCTTGCTGGTGTAACGATGGGAACACGTTCCGGGAACATTGACCCGTCGCTTATTCCGTACATCATGGAAAAAACGGATAAGAGTGCTGTTGAAGTACTGAACGTCCTGAATAAAGAATCCGGACTCCTCGGTGTCAGCGGATTTTCAAGCGACTTAAGAGACATTACCGACGAGGCGCGTAAAGGCAATAAGCGCGCAGAACTCGCACTCGAAGTGTTCAGCTCGAGCATTCACAAATACATGGGCTCATACGCTGCAAGAATGGGCGGCGTCGATGCAATTATCTTTACGGCGGGCGTCGGGGAGAACTCTGCACTGATCCGTGAAAAGGTATTGGACAGCCTGGAATTTATGGGTGTTTATCTGGATGAGAAAACAAACAACGAAACAATCGGCACCGAAGCGACGATCAGCCACTCGTATTCGCCGGTTAAAGTGCTTGTGATTCCGACGGACGAAGAAGTGATGATCGCGAGAGAAGTCATGCGGCTGGCGGAAGAGAAAAGCTCTCTTTAA
- a CDS encoding class I SAM-dependent methyltransferase encodes MAKTTMEQVYEELIKRIDEIVKNDEKPRLEALAESLLQVNAEGSVSELRKAFQFAYLYQVKEEPVQSNHQLTPDAIGYLVAHIVDLFTEGKEKELLDIGSGTGHLAMTVKEMVDNVNLSGVEVDPALAEINANLCEFLKVPMYIHPQNVIEPSRIPTADVAVGDLPVGYYPLPAQNYKTAFEEGQSYAHLLMLEAGMNLIKDDGIGVFIVPSNMLEENNETIKKYISEDATLLMFMNLPATIFKTEKQRKSIIVLKKGFSPIVNNEVLIGDVPDFKNAQKMQEFLRQLNDWYEQYSRKQ; translated from the coding sequence ATGGCGAAAACTACGATGGAACAAGTATATGAAGAACTGATCAAAAGAATAGATGAGATTGTTAAGAACGATGAAAAACCGAGACTGGAAGCTTTGGCGGAAAGTCTTCTGCAGGTCAATGCCGAAGGTTCAGTAAGCGAGCTGCGTAAAGCGTTCCAGTTTGCATATCTTTATCAGGTAAAAGAAGAGCCTGTACAGAGTAACCACCAGCTGACACCGGATGCGATCGGTTATCTGGTTGCGCACATCGTCGATCTGTTTACCGAGGGTAAGGAAAAAGAACTGCTTGATATCGGCAGCGGTACCGGGCACCTTGCGATGACGGTAAAGGAAATGGTGGACAACGTGAATCTGTCGGGTGTTGAAGTGGACCCGGCGCTTGCTGAAATCAACGCAAACCTGTGTGAGTTCCTGAAAGTGCCGATGTACATTCATCCGCAAAACGTCATTGAACCGAGCAGAATTCCAACGGCGGACGTTGCTGTCGGTGATCTGCCTGTCGGCTATTATCCGCTCCCTGCACAGAACTACAAAACAGCATTTGAAGAAGGGCAGAGCTACGCGCACCTCCTTATGCTTGAAGCGGGAATGAACCTGATTAAAGATGACGGTATCGGGGTGTTTATCGTACCGTCTAATATGCTTGAAGAGAATAATGAGACGATTAAAAAGTATATTTCAGAAGATGCGACGCTGCTGATGTTCATGAACCTGCCGGCGACAATCTTCAAAACTGAAAAACAGCGTAAATCGATTATCGTTCTGAAGAAGGGCTTCTCGCCGATCGTGAACAACGAAGTGTTAATCGGTGACGTGCCTGACTTTAAAAATGCACAGAAAATGCAGGAGTTTTTACGTCAGCTGAATGATTGGTATGAACAATACAGCAGAAAGCAGTGA
- a CDS encoding RDD family protein, whose product MEENNEIVRTDTDYIQQLDYMTHASFFPRFISYIIDIVVLWAVAQLTIIPVLTVLEVRDVYFGIEALSLENIAVTLLYFIYFTLMTFFFKQTLGKMILGISVVSSKEGMKLTFGQVFFRETVGRVISNALLYLPYLAVLFTDSKIGLHDYIGDTYAVNNKYRAYGDVIKHELHPHTERKLREKENFRQTSDRTFQ is encoded by the coding sequence ATGGAAGAGAACAATGAAATTGTAAGAACAGATACCGATTATATCCAGCAGCTGGATTACATGACACATGCTTCCTTTTTCCCGAGATTTATCAGCTACATTATAGATATCGTCGTGCTGTGGGCTGTTGCACAGCTGACTATTATACCGGTCTTAACGGTGCTTGAAGTCAGGGATGTCTATTTCGGCATAGAAGCATTGTCACTTGAAAACATCGCAGTAACACTGCTGTACTTTATCTATTTCACTCTGATGACCTTCTTCTTTAAACAGACGCTCGGCAAAATGATTTTAGGCATCAGCGTCGTCTCTTCAAAAGAAGGCATGAAGCTGACGTTCGGTCAGGTGTTCTTCAGGGAAACAGTCGGCAGAGTGATTTCAAATGCGCTGCTCTATTTACCGTATCTTGCAGTATTATTCACCGATTCAAAAATTGGACTGCATGACTATATCGGTGATACGTATGCGGTGAATAACAAGTACAGAGCATACGGAGATGTTATTAAACACGAACTGCATCCGCACACTGAACGGAAACTGAGAGAAAAAGAAAACTTCAGACAGACATCGGACCGTACTTTCCAGTAA
- the sppA gene encoding signal peptide peptidase SppA — translation MKRIIALVSAIALVVLGLGASFMTSLWASDWEDLFNEFSGADAPVSQVLEQGDAGNKIAVVNFEGVIQDTGTTGSGMFGAEGYDHQMTIQALKDIAADDTYSAVLLNVNSPGGGVFESAEIHKHLMAVKESGKTIYSSMGNMAASGGYYVSAPADQIFATSETITGSIGVIMQSMNYTELAENVGISFDVYKSGKMKDMMSASREATDEEQEYLQEIVDTMFQDFVDVVADGRGMSEKEVRKLADGRIYLGGEAIENGLVDQEGYFDDALAALKEEIGGSPQVVEFGGVPTAAFPFGVKIQNALESITGGGEVKMVQELINNRQGAEPMYLYE, via the coding sequence ATGAAAAGAATTATCGCTTTAGTTTCAGCAATAGCGCTGGTCGTCCTTGGTCTCGGCGCGTCATTTATGACATCGTTGTGGGCGAGTGACTGGGAAGATTTGTTTAATGAATTTTCAGGTGCGGACGCACCGGTGAGCCAGGTGCTTGAACAGGGGGATGCCGGCAATAAAATTGCGGTCGTGAACTTTGAAGGTGTTATTCAGGATACGGGTACGACTGGCAGCGGCATGTTCGGAGCAGAGGGCTATGACCACCAGATGACGATTCAGGCATTAAAAGATATCGCAGCGGATGATACATACAGCGCGGTACTGCTTAATGTGAACTCGCCGGGCGGCGGTGTCTTTGAAAGTGCGGAGATACATAAACATCTGATGGCTGTTAAGGAAAGCGGCAAGACAATTTACAGTTCAATGGGCAACATGGCAGCGTCAGGCGGCTATTACGTGTCGGCACCGGCTGATCAGATTTTTGCGACGTCGGAAACCATTACAGGTTCAATCGGTGTAATTATGCAGAGCATGAACTACACTGAGCTTGCTGAAAACGTCGGCATTTCTTTTGATGTGTACAAGAGCGGAAAAATGAAAGATATGATGTCCGCTTCACGCGAAGCAACCGATGAAGAACAGGAATATCTGCAGGAAATCGTCGATACGATGTTCCAGGACTTCGTTGATGTCGTTGCAGACGGACGAGGCATGAGTGAAAAAGAAGTGAGAAAACTTGCAGACGGCAGAATTTATCTCGGCGGTGAGGCAATCGAGAACGGTCTGGTGGACCAGGAAGGTTACTTTGACGATGCACTGGCTGCATTGAAAGAAGAAATCGGCGGTTCTCCGCAGGTCGTTGAATTCGGCGGTGTACCAACTGCAGCATTCCCGTTCGGTGTTAAAATCCAAAATGCACTTGAGAGCATTACAGGCGGCGGCGAAGTGAAGATGGTTCAGGAACTGATTAACAACCGTCAGGGCGCAGAGCCGATGTATCTATATGAATAA
- a CDS encoding DUF6241 domain-containing protein, with protein MKKEIKIAVTVFLILFAVVLAGGIFYFVYTDYGKTENNTPAESTVDPDGEIQRLLDTDENIEFSDEAGKNGAQSEQKFADDLHKMTHQKVKAEVKWGSLEITDERINNMLKTAQDSDYQYKDFYIESLTAWQEGDFSNAVQVHNVIWRSQDGSIGIATDLLSEDEEMAYRAKHFD; from the coding sequence TTGAAAAAGGAGATAAAAATCGCTGTCACAGTATTCCTGATTCTGTTCGCTGTTGTACTCGCCGGAGGGATTTTTTATTTTGTTTATACGGACTACGGTAAAACAGAAAATAATACACCGGCAGAATCAACCGTTGATCCGGACGGAGAAATACAGCGGCTTCTCGACACTGATGAAAATATCGAATTCAGTGATGAAGCTGGCAAAAACGGGGCGCAGTCTGAACAGAAGTTTGCAGATGATCTGCATAAAATGACACATCAGAAAGTTAAAGCCGAAGTGAAGTGGGGCAGTCTGGAAATTACGGACGAGCGCATTAATAATATGCTGAAAACCGCACAGGATTCAGATTATCAGTACAAGGATTTTTACATTGAATCACTGACTGCATGGCAGGAAGGGGATTTTTCGAACGCTGTGCAGGTGCATAATGTCATCTGGCGATCTCAGGACGGCAGCATCGGCATCGCAACGGACCTTTTATCAGAAGACGAAGAAATGGCATACAGGGCAAAGCACTTTGATTAG
- a CDS encoding NAD kinase — protein sequence MTNNTIFFFEPNNKNSKKITEDLVNLFSGLGVTTVDNCNDADIVASIGGDGAFLQAVRKNDFRSDCMYIGIGIEEKNYMYVDFNYHNLSEIRQVFKTNNFETRSYPVIEVKVNNNQPNYCLNEFTIRTSLVRTIMMDIYIDDFLFEHFNGDGIVISTPTGSTGYNKSLGGAVVDPLISAMQVTELGSVNNNNHRTLGTSFLLSKARPLTLVIDQSDDYYPIMSMDNEALSVQNTETVRIKLSDKKINTIRLHNNTFWHKTQRNFL from the coding sequence ATGACAAATAACACTATTTTTTTCTTCGAACCCAACAATAAGAATTCAAAAAAGATTACTGAAGATCTCGTCAACCTGTTTAGCGGGCTTGGCGTTACGACTGTCGACAACTGCAATGATGCGGACATCGTTGCTTCAATCGGCGGAGACGGTGCGTTTTTGCAGGCGGTCAGAAAGAATGATTTCCGCAGCGACTGTATGTACATCGGCATCGGAATTGAAGAGAAGAACTATATGTATGTGGACTTTAATTACCATAATCTGTCTGAAATCAGACAGGTTTTTAAAACCAATAACTTTGAGACGCGCAGCTATCCGGTGATTGAAGTCAAAGTTAATAACAATCAGCCGAACTACTGTCTGAATGAGTTCACAATCCGCACGAGTCTCGTACGGACTATTATGATGGATATTTACATAGACGACTTCCTGTTTGAACATTTCAACGGAGACGGTATCGTTATTTCGACACCGACCGGCTCAACCGGATATAACAAATCACTCGGCGGTGCGGTCGTCGATCCGTTAATCAGCGCGATGCAGGTAACGGAACTCGGCAGTGTAAACAATAATAATCACCGAACACTCGGCACGAGTTTCCTGCTGTCAAAAGCCCGTCCGCTTACGCTCGTTATCGACCAGTCCGATGACTATTATCCGATTATGAGCATGGACAACGAAGCGCTGAGCGTCCAGAACACGGAAACAGTCCGCATTAAATTAAGCGATAAAAAGATCAACACCATCAGACTTCACAACAATACATTCTGGCATAAAACGCAGAGAAACTTCCTGTAA
- a CDS encoding cytidine deaminase family protein, whose amino-acid sequence MTMKYDLHTIAKSTLRPRNLARNGKAGYVAAALLTKDGNLYTGVSIDVACSMGFCAEHSAIAAMVTAGETRIAEIIAVHRDGRVLPPCGRCREFIVQIHNKNYDCCVHLPDERVVKLRELLPERWDM is encoded by the coding sequence ATGACGATGAAATACGATCTGCATACGATAGCAAAAAGTACCCTGCGCCCGAGAAATCTTGCGCGAAACGGCAAAGCAGGCTACGTGGCAGCTGCCCTGTTAACAAAAGACGGCAACCTTTACACCGGCGTGTCGATTGACGTCGCCTGTTCGATGGGCTTTTGTGCCGAACACTCCGCAATCGCCGCCATGGTCACTGCGGGCGAAACACGTATAGCGGAAATCATTGCAGTCCACAGGGACGGCCGCGTGCTGCCTCCATGCGGGAGATGCCGTGAATTTATCGTGCAGATTCATAATAAAAACTATGACTGCTGTGTGCATCTGCCGGATGAAAGAGTCGTAAAGCTGCGTGAACTCCTCCCCGAGCGATGGGACATGTAA
- a CDS encoding LysR family transcriptional regulator, whose protein sequence is MNYSEIEAFLTVIRSGSITGAAERLFISQSTISQRIKSLENKLEVNLLTRGKGIKNVELTQSGEEFYALALKMESIIGEAKMLKEKRYKNDLSIAAIDSVHNYIMQNLYRSIMAKDNEVNYFFRTHQSLEIYTLLENNEIGIGLVQQEKFSKSLINEVLFTEELVLVMNREIDIRLLESVRELDPKKEIYLNWGYNFRIWHEKEFGYEGTLGVQVDTGLLLGELLEEPGFWGIVPVSIAKQYVKERHIKVIRFTGNTPERTCFAVYDKHNEKVKPALEVIYAHKGEIMEKILADDDLFDGRL, encoded by the coding sequence ATGAACTATTCTGAAATTGAAGCATTTTTAACCGTAATCCGCTCGGGGAGTATTACCGGCGCGGCGGAGCGGTTGTTTATCTCACAGTCGACAATCAGCCAGCGCATCAAATCGCTTGAAAACAAGCTGGAAGTGAACCTGCTGACACGCGGGAAAGGAATAAAAAACGTTGAATTGACACAGTCGGGTGAAGAATTTTATGCACTGGCATTGAAAATGGAGTCTATAATCGGCGAGGCAAAAATGCTGAAGGAGAAACGGTATAAAAATGACCTGTCGATAGCAGCGATTGACAGCGTGCACAACTATATTATGCAGAATCTATACCGTTCGATTATGGCGAAAGATAATGAAGTCAATTATTTCTTCAGAACTCATCAGTCGCTGGAAATTTATACGCTTCTTGAAAATAATGAAATTGGAATTGGACTCGTGCAGCAGGAGAAATTTTCGAAATCGCTCATTAATGAAGTACTGTTTACGGAAGAACTCGTGCTGGTGATGAATCGCGAGATAGACATCCGGCTGCTGGAGTCTGTACGTGAGCTCGATCCGAAGAAGGAAATATATTTAAACTGGGGATACAACTTCAGAATATGGCATGAAAAAGAGTTCGGTTATGAAGGCACGCTCGGTGTACAGGTCGATACCGGTCTGCTGCTCGGTGAATTGCTGGAGGAACCTGGATTTTGGGGCATCGTTCCCGTGTCGATTGCAAAACAGTACGTGAAGGAACGGCATATTAAAGTTATCCGGTTTACTGGTAATACTCCGGAACGCACCTGTTTTGCTGTATACGATAAACACAACGAAAAAGTTAAGCCTGCGCTTGAAGTCATTTATGCTCATAAAGGTGAAATTATGGAGAAAATCCTGGCGGATGATGATTTGTTTGATGGTCGGTTGTGA